The stretch of DNA CCTACCGCCTCAGGGTCGAACAGCGACGGGTCGAGCAGCGGGTCCACCGGGTCCGGGCGACCGCCGCGGGCGACGACCGCGAGGCGTTCCTGGCCCACCTCCGCGAGGCGGTCGTCACGGACCACCTCTCGCCGGCGGCGTTCGATCCGGAGGCACGCGAGATCCTCCGGACGGCGATCGACGACGCGTACAGCGAGGAGCGGGCTCACGACGAGTCGTTCAGCGAGCCCTTTCGGACCGTACTCGAGGCCGTCCGGGACAGCGGAGTGGCGGTCGGCGGGAGGAGCGACCCGGCGACGTACCTGGTCGTCTACGACGGGCTGCTCTACCGGGCCGAACTGTCCGCCTCGGTCTCGGAGTTCTGACGCCCCCACTCGCAACCGCGGCCCCTATGTGTCGGGCCGCGAATCACGACCCATGGTCTCAGTCACCGTCTGGAACGAGTACGTCCACGAGCGGGAGGACGACGCCGTCGCCGAGGTCTACCCCGACGGCATCCACGCCACCATCGCCGACGCGCTGGCCGAACGGGGCCACGAGACGCGGACGGCGACCCTCCAGGAACCGGAGCACGGCCTCACGGAGTCGGTGCTGGACGACACCGAGGTCTTGACCTGGTGGGGCCACGCCGCCCACGACGAGGTCCGCGACGACGTGGTCGAGCGGGTCGCCGAGCGGGTCCAGGACGGGATGGGGCTGCTCGTCCTCCACTCGGCACACGCCTCGAAGCCGTTCAAGCGGCTGCTCGGGACGCCCTGTGACCTCACCTGGCGGGAGGTCGGCGAGCGCGAGCGGCTGTGGGTCGTCGACCCCGGCCACCCCATCACCGACGGGCTGGACGACTCCCTGACCGTCGAGGAGGCCGAGATGTACGGCGAACCGTTCGGCGTCCCCGAACCCGACCGGCTGGTGTTCACGTCGTGGTTCGAGGGCGGCGAGGTGTTCCGATCGGGGTGTTGCTACCGCCGAGGCCGCGGCCGGCTCTTCTACTTCCGGCCGGGCCACGAGACCTACCCCATCTACCACCGCGACGACGTCCAGCGCGTGCTGGACAACGCCGTCCGGTGGGCGCGCCCCCGCGAGGGAGCCGACGCCCACGCCGGCAACCGCAACGTCGAGCCCCGCGAGTCGCTCTAGGCGGAGCCTACGACGGTTGTCGTGGTATCACGTCCCAAGAATCAAATCCTGTAATCCGCCGAGCCATTTTTCAACCCGAATTGCATAGTTGTACACGTACTATGGGGTTCGGGAGCTACGACGAGTCAGAACAAGAGAACCAGGAGTACGACACGGACTTCGAAGACGAGGACGGGCACGACGCGGAGGACAACGCCCACGAGGGCGACGTGGAGTACGAGTTCACCGCGTCGAACGACGAACTTCTGGACACGCTCAAAGACATCAAAGACCAGTCGAACACGTGAGCCCGGCTGCCGTCCCCGTGTCCCGGGACGACCGCACGCAGCCGTGCGGTCGGGTCGGGCCGGACCCGCGGCAGCTCGTATGAAAGCCGGGGCGCGGGCCCTCGGCGTGGCCGAGTCGTATCGGGACGAGACCAGCCGGCTCGCGGGGACGGTCGTCCGCGCGAGCAGAGTCGTCGACGGCTTCGTCTTCGGCCGGTGTACGGTCGGCGGGACCGACGCGACCGACGCCGTCTGTGAGATGGTCGCGCGGCTCGACCGCGAGGACGTGCGCTGGCTGTTGCTTGCCGGAATCGCCCCCGCGTGGTTCAACGTCCTGGACCTCCGGCGCATCCACGACCGGACGGGGCTGCCGACCCTCTCGGTGAGCTTCGAGGCCTCGCCGGGGCTGGGCCCGGCCATCCGCGAGGCGTTCGACGACCCCGCGACCGTCCGGGACCGGCTCGACACCTACCGCGCCCAGCCCGACCGCCGCCCGGTGTCGGTCGGCGACGACACGCTCTACGTGCGCGCGGTCGGCGTCGACGACGATCGGGCCGCCGAAGTCGTTCGCGCGTTCACGCCGGAGGGCGGCCGGCCGGAGCCGCTCCGCGTGGCCCGGCTCGCGGCCCGCGGCCTGCTCGACGCCGACTGATCGGCCGCCGTCCCGCGGCCCGCGACCGACGGGGTTGATACGGCCGGCCGCCCACCGTCGGGTATGGGACAGATGGACGGGCTCGACGTGGTCGCCTGCGAGCGCTGCGAGGAACTCTGTGACTCGCGCTCGCGCATCGTCAACGGCGTCGGTCCCGCCGACGCGGACCTCCTGTTCGTCGGCGAGGCCCCGGGTGCCAACGAGGACGAGCAGGGCGAACCGTTCGTCGGCCGCAGCGGCGACGTACTGGACGAGACGCTCCGCGAAGCCGGGCTGGACCGCGGGGACGTGCGCATCACCAACTGCGTGCGCTGCCGGCCGCCGGACAACCGCGATCCGCGCGAGGCGGAACTGGCGAACTGCCGGGAGTACCTGGAGACGGAGGTCGACCGCGTCGACCCCGAACTCGTCGTCACGCTGGGGAAGGTGCCCGCCGAGCACCTGCTGGAGCGGGACGTGGCCGTCACCGGCGCGGCCGGCGACGTGTTCGACGCGACGCTCGCGGGCGAACCCCGCCGGGTGATGGTCTGTGTCCACCCGGCGGCGACGCTGTACGACCCCAGTCAGCAGGAGACGTTCGAGGCGACCCTGCGGGCGGCCGCGGAGTTCACCGACGACGAGAGCGGCCAGCGGCGGCTCGGCGACTTCTGAGCACCGCCACGGCCAAGACGGTGGCTACCCCACCGACACCTATGCGGAAACTCCACCTCGGCCCCGGGCTGGGCGAACTCGACGACGGGACGGACCCGGCGATGTCCGTCGGCGTCGCGACCGAGCGGGCGACCGGCACCGACCTCCGGCTGTCGGGGCTCGTCCACCCGGACGGGACGCCGGTCGAGCAGGCCCGGCACGTCTTCGAGACCGTCGCGGACGTGGTCGTGAACGACCTGGGCGGGGCGACGGGCGACGTGACGATGCTGCGGTTCTACGTGCGAAGCGACCGGCTCACCGACGCCCTCAGACGGGAGCTGCACGCGGTCCGTCGGGAGTTCTTCGACGCGCCCGAGTTCCCGGCCGCGACGATGGTGGGCGTCGACGAGCTGGTCCACGACGACGCGGCCGTCGAGATCGAGGCGGCGGCGTTCGTCCCGGACGGGGAGTGGACCGTCGAGACGGTCCGGCCCGACTAGGCGTCCTTCGAGCGGCCGACCCACTTGTCGGCGTTCAGCAGGTCCTTCAGGCCCTCGACGAAGCCCTTGCTCTCGTGTTCGCTGGGGCGCAGGCGCGCCCGGATGCGCGAGGAGAGCAGCTCGATGGAGAGGACGACGATGAACACCATCACGATCCCGGCGGCGGTGTTCTGGAACTGCAGGAGGTCCTGCTGGTTCCGGATGTAGAGGCCGAGGCCGCCGGCACCGACGACGCCCAGCGAGATGGCGATGCGGGTGTTGATCTCCAGGATGTACAGCGTCCACGCGATGAACGACCGGGAGACCTGGCTCAACATCCCGAAGCCGACGGTCTGGGTCCGGGAGGCACCCGTCGAGCGGATGGCCTCGATCGGCCCCTCGTCGACCTCCTCCAGCTCGTCGGTGAAGAGGCGACCGAGGTTCCCGATCGTGTCGGTGGCGATGGCCAGCACGGCCGTCGCCTGGCTCGGCGGGCCGAAGGGGATGAACAGGAAGATCCAGACGATGGCGGGGATGGCGCGGATGGCGCTCATCGTCCCGCGGAAGATGAAGTTGAACGGGAACGGCGTCACCTGCTCGCTGCCCAGCACGCCGAAGACGAGCGCCGGCAGGAAGCCCAGCACGGTCCCGAGGAAGCCGAGCAACAGCGTGACGATGCTCGCCTTCACGAGCGTCAGCCGCGGGGAGGCCAGCGTCTCGGCGAGGCGCGAGGGCACGAGGCTCGCCGGGATCGCCTGCAGGCCGGTGATGCCCTGGTTCTTCGTGTAGACGGTCATCGCGCCGAAGTTCGGCGGGAAGAACGCGCCGATGAAATCGACGAAGCCGGGGATACCGGCGCGGATCTCGCCGAGGTCGAAGCCGATGAACCCGAGGCCGAAGACCGTCGTGGCGACGATGCCGAGGATCAGCAGGACCGCCGCCACCTGCCTGATGACCCGCGTGCGACGGAGGTTGTTGAGCTGTGCGGAGACCGCGTCGTCGCTCACGCGGACTCACCTCCGTCGGCCGACGCCGGCGGGGTGTCGCCCAGCTGCTCGCCGTCCTCGACGCCGATACTGGTCTGCGTGTCGCCGTCGCCACCCTCGCCGTAGTAGATGCGGTCGACGACGTCCATCGTCAGGTCCTCGCGGTCGCCCTCGAAGACGACCTCGCCGTCCCGGACGCCGATGAAGCGGTCGCCGAACTCGCGGGCGATGTTGACCTGGTGGAGGCTCGTGATGGCGGTCAGGTCGCGCTCGTCGGCGGCCTGCTTCATGTAGTCCATCACGTCGCGGGCGGCCTTCGGGTCGAGGCTGGCGACGGGTTCGTCGGCCAGCAGCAGACTCGGCTGCTGGACCAGCGCGCGGGCGATGCCGACGCGCTGTTTCTGACCGCCGCTCATCGAGCCGGCGCGCTGGCCGGCCTCCTCCAGGAGACCGACGGTGTCCAGCGCCTCCAGGGCGGTTCGCTTGTCCGACTCCCCGTGCCAGGTGAGGACGCTCCGGAGCAGGCCGTTGCGAGCGAGCGCGCCGGTCAGCGCGTTCTGGAATGCGCTGCGGCTCTCGATGAGGTAGTGTTCCTGGAACACCATCCCGACGTCGTCGCGAGCGCCCGTCGCGGACTGGCCCTCGATGGTGACTGCCCCCTCCGTCGGGTTGGTGAGCCCGTTCAGGACACGGAGGAACGTCGACTTCCCCGCCCCGGAGGGACCGAGCAACACGACGAACTCACCGGCCTCGATGTCGATGTCGATGTCGTCGAGGGCGACGGTGTCCTCCCCGTACACCTTGGTCACGCTGTCGAAACTAACTGCGGGCATATGTGTGGTGAGAAAATCCTTGGTGATAAACCAGGTGGGTTACTGCTCGAAGAAGTCCGCACCGACGCCGAGGGTCTCGGCCTTGTCGATGACGTCCTGGTAGGTGTCGACGTCCGCCTCGCGGACGGCGCTGAACCAGAGATCGTCGTCGGTCCCGTCCTCGCCGTCGGCACCCTGGTAGACGCGGTCCGGGGCCTCGAGGAAGGCCGTCTGGATGGCGTCCTGTGCGTCGTCGTCGAGCGCGCTACTGACGACGATGGGGGCCCGCGGCAGCCCGGTGTCCTCGTGGAGCGTCGTCGCGACCTCCTGCCACTTCTCGGGGGTCGGGCCGGTCTTGGTGTCGCGGACGAACCCGCCCATCGCGGCGGCGTCGACCTGCCCCTGCTTCAGCAGGGTGTACGACTGGACGTGACCCCCGGCGAAGGTGGGCGTGAAGTTGGCCTGCGACCCGTTGCCCTCCGGGAGGTTGCCGACGTCGATGCCGGCCTCTTTCATCGTCGCCGTCGGGTAGAGGAAGCCGCTGGTCGAGAGCGGGTCGCTGAACGCGACGTTCTTGCCCTCGAGGTCCTCGACGCTGCCGATGTCGCTGCCGTTGCGGACGGCGATGAGGCTCTTGTAGGTCCAGGTGCCGTACCCCTTCCGCTGGAGGATGACCTCGGAGTTGCCGGTCTGGTGGCCGACCGCGGCGGCGAACGGGCCGGTCTCGGCGATGTCGGCGGTGCCCTGGCCGAGCGCCTGGATGACGGCGCTGTAGTTGCTCCCGATGTTCATCTTCGCGTCCAGCGCCTCGGGCACGTCGTAGTTCTCCGTGACGTAGCGCTCCAGGTAGTCCCGGAGCGGCGCGTACTGGACGTAGAGGTTCGACTGCGGGACGCTCGGCGAGAGGTTGAAGTTCAGTTCCTCGTTCCCGCCGAAGGTCACTTCGGGCCCCGACGGCGTCGAGGTCGCGGTGTCTTCGCTCTCGGAACCCCCGTCCGAATCGCTCTCGGTCGAACCGCCGTCGCCGCCCGAACCCCCGTCACCGGAACAGCCAGCCAGTAGTCCAGCGGTACCGAGCGCGCCCACGCCTTTGATAAAGCTTCTCCGCTTACGCATATGCACGCGTTCAGAGTTGAGTGAGTAAAGCGTTCCTATGTCTTTTGTATCGTGGTATGAACCGGTATATTTCTTCCGCACGTCTATATAGCGAACACTCCGGGGGGAGTGACCGCCTGTGACGGGCCGGTCACAGGGGGTGCGTCCACCGGGCGATCACGAGCCGTCGTCCCCGAGGCCGCGTCGCGGCGAGTCGCTCGACGCCGCCGTCGGCCGGTGACGCGGGTGTTGCACGAAGGGGAAGCCACTTGACGGCCCTGCGCGTACGTCCGGGTATGAACGTGAGACAGACGACCGCCGACGTGGTGGTCGTCGACTACGGGCTGGGGAACCTCCGGAGCGTCACGCGCGGCCTCGAACGCGCGGGCGCGGACGTGACCCTCTCCGAGGACCCCGCCGAGTTCGACGCCGCCGACGGCATCGTCCTCCCCGGCGTCGGTGCCTTCTCCGAGGGGATGGACAACGCCGGGCCGTTCCGGGACGCGCTGGTCGAGCAGGCGGAGTCGGGGACGCCCCTCTTCGGCATCTGTCTCGGGATGCAGATGCTCCTGACCACCAGCGAGGAGGCCGACCACGCCGGCCAGGGCGACGCCGAGGGCCTGGACCTGATCCCGGGGGAGAACGTCCGGTTCAGCCGCGACCAGACCGTCCCGCACATGGGCTGGAACGAACTCGACGTCCGGCGCGAGCACCCGCTCGTCGAGGGCGTCGACGGCCAGTACGCCTACTTCGTCCACTCCTACTACGCCGTCCCCGACGAGGAGGACGCCGTCGTCGCGACCACCGACTACGGGACCGACTTCGCCTCCATCGTGGCCGACGAGACCGGCACCGTCTTCGGCACGCAGTTCCACCCCGAGAAGTCCGGGGAGACGGGGCTGCGCATCCTCCGGAACTACGTCGACTACTGCGTCGAGCAGCGGTAGATAGGGGTCGCAGTGCGGAGGCGGTTGGGATGCGGTGGCGGCCACAGTGCGGAGGCGGTTGGGATGCGGTGGCGGCCACAGTGCGGAGGCGGTTGGGATGCGGTGGCCGGGAGTCGCCTCCGTGCGACGACCCGGGGGAGGGCAGGTCAGCCCGAGTACATACCGCGCCGGAGGCGCGGTTTCACGCGAATCGCGGAGCGATTCGCGCTTTTTCGCCCACGTTTTTCGAGGAGGGTACCCGCAGCGAGCGAAGCGAGCGAGGACACCCGACGACGAAAAAGGTGGTTCAGTAGCGCTCGGTGAACCGGTTCACGTCCCCGTCGGTGCCGGCGATGACGAGCTTGTCGCCGCGC from Haloarcula litorea encodes:
- a CDS encoding DUF5786 family protein, which translates into the protein MGFGSYDESEQENQEYDTDFEDEDGHDAEDNAHEGDVEYEFTASNDELLDTLKDIKDQSNT
- a CDS encoding phosphate/phosphite/phosphonate ABC transporter substrate-binding protein, whose product is MRKRRSFIKGVGALGTAGLLAGCSGDGGSGGDGGSTESDSDGGSESEDTATSTPSGPEVTFGGNEELNFNLSPSVPQSNLYVQYAPLRDYLERYVTENYDVPEALDAKMNIGSNYSAVIQALGQGTADIAETGPFAAAVGHQTGNSEVILQRKGYGTWTYKSLIAVRNGSDIGSVEDLEGKNVAFSDPLSTSGFLYPTATMKEAGIDVGNLPEGNGSQANFTPTFAGGHVQSYTLLKQGQVDAAAMGGFVRDTKTGPTPEKWQEVATTLHEDTGLPRAPIVVSSALDDDAQDAIQTAFLEAPDRVYQGADGEDGTDDDLWFSAVREADVDTYQDVIDKAETLGVGADFFEQ
- the phnC gene encoding phosphonate ABC transporter ATP-binding protein, which codes for MPAVSFDSVTKVYGEDTVALDDIDIDIEAGEFVVLLGPSGAGKSTFLRVLNGLTNPTEGAVTIEGQSATGARDDVGMVFQEHYLIESRSAFQNALTGALARNGLLRSVLTWHGESDKRTALEALDTVGLLEEAGQRAGSMSGGQKQRVGIARALVQQPSLLLADEPVASLDPKAARDVMDYMKQAADERDLTAITSLHQVNIAREFGDRFIGVRDGEVVFEGDREDLTMDVVDRIYYGEGGDGDTQTSIGVEDGEQLGDTPPASADGGESA
- a CDS encoding uracil-DNA glycosylase, whose amino-acid sequence is MGQMDGLDVVACERCEELCDSRSRIVNGVGPADADLLFVGEAPGANEDEQGEPFVGRSGDVLDETLREAGLDRGDVRITNCVRCRPPDNRDPREAELANCREYLETEVDRVDPELVVTLGKVPAEHLLERDVAVTGAAGDVFDATLAGEPRRVMVCVHPAATLYDPSQQETFEATLRAAAEFTDDESGQRRLGDF
- a CDS encoding PhnE/PtxC family ABC transporter permease, with amino-acid sequence MSDDAVSAQLNNLRRTRVIRQVAAVLLILGIVATTVFGLGFIGFDLGEIRAGIPGFVDFIGAFFPPNFGAMTVYTKNQGITGLQAIPASLVPSRLAETLASPRLTLVKASIVTLLLGFLGTVLGFLPALVFGVLGSEQVTPFPFNFIFRGTMSAIRAIPAIVWIFLFIPFGPPSQATAVLAIATDTIGNLGRLFTDELEEVDEGPIEAIRSTGASRTQTVGFGMLSQVSRSFIAWTLYILEINTRIAISLGVVGAGGLGLYIRNQQDLLQFQNTAAGIVMVFIVVLSIELLSSRIRARLRPSEHESKGFVEGLKDLLNADKWVGRSKDA
- a CDS encoding DUF99 family protein — protein: MKAGARALGVAESYRDETSRLAGTVVRASRVVDGFVFGRCTVGGTDATDAVCEMVARLDREDVRWLLLAGIAPAWFNVLDLRRIHDRTGLPTLSVSFEASPGLGPAIREAFDDPATVRDRLDTYRAQPDRRPVSVGDDTLYVRAVGVDDDRAAEVVRAFTPEGGRPEPLRVARLAARGLLDAD
- a CDS encoding ThuA domain-containing protein; this translates as MVSVTVWNEYVHEREDDAVAEVYPDGIHATIADALAERGHETRTATLQEPEHGLTESVLDDTEVLTWWGHAAHDEVRDDVVERVAERVQDGMGLLVLHSAHASKPFKRLLGTPCDLTWREVGERERLWVVDPGHPITDGLDDSLTVEEAEMYGEPFGVPEPDRLVFTSWFEGGEVFRSGCCYRRGRGRLFYFRPGHETYPIYHRDDVQRVLDNAVRWARPREGADAHAGNRNVEPRESL
- a CDS encoding RidA family protein, encoding MRKLHLGPGLGELDDGTDPAMSVGVATERATGTDLRLSGLVHPDGTPVEQARHVFETVADVVVNDLGGATGDVTMLRFYVRSDRLTDALRRELHAVRREFFDAPEFPAATMVGVDELVHDDAAVEIEAAAFVPDGEWTVETVRPD
- the hisH gene encoding imidazole glycerol phosphate synthase subunit HisH, producing the protein MNVRQTTADVVVVDYGLGNLRSVTRGLERAGADVTLSEDPAEFDAADGIVLPGVGAFSEGMDNAGPFRDALVEQAESGTPLFGICLGMQMLLTTSEEADHAGQGDAEGLDLIPGENVRFSRDQTVPHMGWNELDVRREHPLVEGVDGQYAYFVHSYYAVPDEEDAVVATTDYGTDFASIVADETGTVFGTQFHPEKSGETGLRILRNYVDYCVEQR